From a region of the Odoribacter splanchnicus DSM 20712 genome:
- the coaBC gene encoding bifunctional phosphopantothenoylcysteine decarboxylase/phosphopantothenate--cysteine ligase CoaBC, whose amino-acid sequence MLKGKHIIVGITGSIAAYKAASLVRLLVKEGAEVKVVMTELAKQFITPLTLATLSKHPVMVEFYNPENGDWHSHVDMGLWADLYLIAPATANTLGKMAHGIADNLLLTTYLSAKCPVMVAPAMDLDMYRHPATRQNLHILQSYGVRVIEPAAGELASGLVGKGRMAEPEEIVASIHRYFERQGDLLGKKVLLTAGPTYEKIDPVRFIGNYSSGKMGFALAEEFAARGAEVVLVAGPVSRQTEHPAIRRINVESAAEMFEQVMNYAEDSHIIVSCAAVADFTPDRKAGLKLKRGEEELVLKLKPTCDIAAELGRRKQKGQVLVGFALETDDETGNALRKLHKKNLDLIVLNSLKDSNACFGYDTNKVTIIDRNEVQWQYELKSKKEVAHDIVDRIVQLG is encoded by the coding sequence ATGTTGAAAGGAAAGCATATTATCGTTGGGATAACCGGTAGTATAGCAGCATATAAAGCGGCTTCTCTGGTGCGTCTGTTAGTGAAAGAAGGGGCAGAAGTAAAGGTGGTGATGACGGAATTGGCCAAACAATTTATTACTCCATTGACTTTGGCTACATTGTCCAAACATCCGGTGATGGTAGAGTTTTATAATCCGGAAAACGGAGATTGGCATTCTCATGTGGATATGGGGCTTTGGGCCGATTTATACCTGATTGCTCCGGCGACAGCGAATACCTTGGGAAAGATGGCCCACGGTATAGCCGATAATTTGTTGCTGACGACCTATTTGTCGGCCAAATGTCCGGTAATGGTTGCTCCGGCGATGGACCTGGATATGTATCGTCATCCTGCTACCCGACAGAACCTGCACATTCTTCAAAGTTACGGGGTTCGGGTGATCGAGCCTGCTGCCGGTGAACTGGCAAGCGGTTTGGTGGGCAAGGGAAGAATGGCTGAACCGGAAGAGATCGTCGCTTCTATCCATCGTTATTTTGAACGACAGGGTGATCTGCTGGGTAAAAAGGTATTGTTGACGGCAGGGCCTACTTATGAAAAGATCGATCCGGTCCGTTTTATCGGGAATTACTCTTCGGGTAAGATGGGGTTTGCCTTGGCTGAGGAGTTCGCTGCCCGGGGAGCTGAAGTGGTTTTGGTCGCCGGACCTGTTTCCCGGCAAACCGAACATCCGGCGATTCGGCGGATAAATGTAGAATCGGCTGCGGAGATGTTCGAACAGGTGATGAACTATGCGGAAGACAGTCATATTATCGTTTCCTGTGCGGCTGTGGCCGATTTTACTCCCGACCGGAAGGCAGGCCTGAAGTTAAAAAGAGGGGAAGAAGAGCTGGTGTTGAAATTGAAGCCGACCTGTGATATTGCGGCCGAATTGGGGCGCCGGAAACAAAAGGGACAGGTATTGGTGGGGTTTGCCCTCGAAACGGACGATGAAACAGGAAATGCCCTGCGGAAACTGCACAAAAAGAATCTCGACCTGATCGTTTTGAATAGTTTGAAAGATAGCAATGCCTGTTTCGGTTATGATACCAACAAGGTGACTATCATCGACCGGAATGAGGTGCAATGGCAATATGAACTGAAAAGTAAAAAGGAAGTCGCTCACGATATTGTCGATCGGATCGTACAGTTGGGGTGA
- the pyrB gene encoding aspartate carbamoyltransferase produces MNTHSLVSIEDYSKEEILEVLKLASEFEANPNQRLLEGKVVASLFFEPSTRTRLSFETAINRLGGRIIGFTDASSSSVTKGETLKDTIKMVDNYADLIVMRHPVEGAARYASEVAVHPVVNAGDGANQHPSQTMLDLYSIYKTQGTLENLDICMVGDLKYGRTVHSLLQAMSHFHPTFHFVAPESLQMPEAYKLHLKALNIPYYEHTELDEVIGKADILYMTRVQRERFADPLEYEKVKNVYILRNAMLANAKENMRILHPLPRVNEIDVDVDENPKAYYFEQARNGVFARQAIISKALGLK; encoded by the coding sequence ATGAACACACACAGCTTAGTATCCATCGAAGATTACAGCAAAGAAGAGATTCTGGAAGTACTGAAACTGGCTTCTGAATTCGAAGCCAATCCGAATCAGCGTTTATTGGAAGGTAAAGTAGTGGCTTCCTTATTTTTTGAACCTTCTACCCGTACCCGGTTGAGTTTCGAGACTGCGATCAACCGTTTGGGGGGGCGTATTATCGGTTTTACAGATGCTTCTTCTTCGAGTGTCACCAAGGGAGAGACTCTGAAGGATACGATCAAGATGGTAGATAATTATGCTGACTTGATCGTGATGCGGCATCCGGTAGAAGGGGCTGCTAGATATGCCAGTGAAGTTGCGGTTCATCCTGTGGTAAATGCCGGAGACGGAGCAAACCAACATCCTTCGCAAACAATGCTCGATCTTTATTCTATTTACAAAACTCAGGGGACTTTGGAAAATTTGGATATTTGTATGGTCGGGGATTTGAAATACGGACGGACGGTACATTCTTTATTACAAGCTATGAGTCATTTCCATCCGACGTTCCATTTTGTCGCTCCTGAATCCTTGCAGATGCCGGAAGCTTATAAACTGCATTTAAAAGCATTGAATATCCCTTATTATGAACATACCGAACTGGACGAAGTGATCGGTAAAGCCGATATTCTGTATATGACCCGTGTACAACGGGAACGATTCGCCGATCCATTGGAGTACGAAAAAGTAAAAAATGTGTATATCCTGAGAAATGCCATGTTGGCTAATGCAAAAGAGAATATGCGTATCCTGCATCCGCTGCCTCGTGTAAATGAGATCGATGTCGATGTGGATGAAAATCCGAAAGCTTATTACTTCGAACAAGCCCGTAACGGTGTGTTTGCACGGCAGGCTATTATTTCCAAGGCTTTGGGATTGAAATAA
- the pyrI gene encoding aspartate carbamoyltransferase regulatory subunit: MAKKELQVSAIENGTVIDHIPADKLFDVINVLGITGMDNAMTFGANLKSSKLGKKAIIKIWDKFLEDDEVNKLALVAPSAKINIIRDYDVVEKKTVNVPEKVEGIVKCMNPKCITNHEKVRTKFTVVKDSPIVLKCHYCEKLTDQEHMEMN, encoded by the coding sequence ATGGCAAAGAAAGAATTACAAGTAAGCGCTATAGAAAACGGAACAGTGATCGACCATATTCCGGCAGATAAATTATTCGATGTGATCAACGTATTGGGAATCACTGGTATGGATAATGCAATGACCTTCGGCGCTAATTTGAAGAGTAGTAAATTGGGAAAGAAAGCAATCATCAAAATCTGGGATAAATTTCTGGAAGATGATGAAGTAAACAAATTAGCTTTGGTCGCTCCTTCTGCAAAAATCAATATCATCCGGGATTATGATGTCGTGGAGAAAAAGACAGTTAATGTACCGGAAAAGGTTGAAGGAATTGTCAAATGTATGAATCCCAAATGTATTACCAATCACGAAAAGGTAAGAACGAAGTTTACCGTAGTCAAGGATTCACCGATCGTCCTGAAATGTCATTATTGCGAAAAATTGACCGATCAGGAACATATGGAAATGAATTAA
- a CDS encoding type I phosphomannose isomerase catalytic subunit: protein MLYPLKFKPILKQTIWGGDKLAYKSNDPKVKESIGESWEISGVQDNISVVSEGALEGNSLQELTEIYMGDLVGDKIYEKFGIEFPLLIKYIDARDNLSIQVHPDDATAKARHNAYGKTEMWYLVGADRDAELIMGFNKDTDKSEYLTALHNHTLPVLLNTEKVEKGDCFFIPAGTVHAICKGCYIAEIQQTSDITYRIYDYDRRDKNGNPRELHTELATDVINFCEQKQHSIHYHQHENHTEELVSCNYFTTNYLKFDKEVEKDYIELDSFVIYMCLEGNFTLVYDVDKTVKVNKGETILVPAILKNLFLIPETEAEILEIYIR, encoded by the coding sequence ATGTTATATCCTTTAAAATTTAAACCGATCCTCAAACAAACGATCTGGGGCGGAGACAAACTAGCTTACAAAAGTAACGACCCGAAAGTAAAAGAATCTATCGGTGAAAGCTGGGAAATTTCAGGAGTACAAGATAATATCTCGGTCGTATCCGAAGGGGCACTCGAAGGGAATTCCCTGCAAGAACTGACTGAAATCTATATGGGAGATCTGGTAGGAGATAAAATCTATGAAAAATTCGGTATTGAATTTCCTTTGTTAATCAAATACATCGATGCCCGGGACAATCTTTCCATCCAGGTACACCCGGACGACGCAACCGCAAAAGCCCGTCATAACGCCTATGGAAAAACAGAAATGTGGTACCTGGTAGGTGCTGACCGGGATGCCGAACTGATTATGGGTTTCAATAAAGATACCGACAAATCGGAATACCTTACTGCCCTGCACAATCATACACTGCCTGTTCTGCTGAACACCGAGAAAGTCGAAAAAGGAGACTGTTTTTTCATTCCGGCAGGTACGGTACACGCTATCTGCAAAGGCTGTTATATCGCAGAGATACAACAAACATCGGATATCACCTACCGGATTTACGATTATGACCGGCGGGATAAGAACGGTAATCCACGAGAACTGCATACCGAATTAGCTACCGATGTGATCAATTTCTGTGAACAAAAACAGCACAGCATCCATTATCATCAGCACGAAAATCATACCGAAGAACTGGTCAGCTGTAATTATTTTACGACAAATTATCTGAAATTCGACAAAGAAGTAGAAAAAGATTATATCGAGCTGGACTCTTTCGTTATTTATATGTGTCTGGAAGGTAATTTTACCCTGGTCTACGATGTCGATAAAACCGTGAAAGTAAATAAAGGAGAAACCATATTAGTCCCTGCAATCCTAAAAAACCTGTTTTTAATACCGGAAACAGAAGCTGAAATACTGGAAATTTATATCAGGTAA
- a CDS encoding alpha/beta fold hydrolase — MQLFYREKGIDTHPPLIILHGLWGASDNWLPVADLLSHRFHVILPDLRNHGCSPHSSLFDYTILSQDTEELIGRLNLPQRPFLAGHSLGGKTLMHLVLKRPEIVEKAAIIDICPQAYTLDRQTMHRNLSEYILTTPLQNFHRRQEIHRAVREYFSTEEEVQILLKNIRKTPQGYEWKVNAKAIRENLSSLLDWNIPDIRSPYQAEILFIKAGHSDYLPEKITEATRYYFPKARQKTIPEATHRIHVDQPLRLAHMLSDYFLAP; from the coding sequence ATGCAACTCTTTTATCGTGAAAAAGGTATCGATACGCATCCCCCCCTCATCATCCTTCACGGCCTATGGGGAGCTTCGGACAATTGGCTGCCCGTAGCCGATCTATTGAGCCACCGGTTCCATGTCATCCTGCCCGACCTGAGAAATCACGGCTGTTCTCCGCATTCTTCATTATTCGATTACACTATTTTGAGCCAGGATACGGAAGAATTGATCGGGCGACTGAATTTACCCCAGAGGCCTTTTCTGGCGGGACATTCCCTAGGAGGCAAGACATTGATGCATTTAGTATTGAAACGTCCGGAAATCGTCGAAAAAGCGGCAATCATAGATATCTGCCCGCAAGCCTATACTTTAGACAGGCAGACTATGCACCGAAACCTGTCGGAATATATCCTGACTACCCCGCTTCAAAATTTCCACCGACGTCAGGAAATACATCGAGCGGTCCGGGAATATTTTTCTACAGAAGAGGAAGTTCAGATTTTGCTAAAAAATATCCGAAAAACTCCTCAGGGATACGAATGGAAGGTTAATGCGAAAGCGATCCGGGAAAATCTATCTTCTCTGTTGGATTGGAATATACCCGATATCCGGTCTCCTTATCAGGCTGAAATTCTATTTATAAAAGCCGGACATTCGGACTATTTACCGGAAAAAATAACCGAAGCCACCCGATATTATTTCCCGAAGGCCCGGCAAAAGACAATTCCGGAAGCAACTCACCGGATACACGTAGACCAGCCTCTTCGGCTGGCCCACATGTTATCCGATTATTTCCTCGCTCCCTGA
- a CDS encoding succinate dehydrogenase/fumarate reductase iron-sulfur subunit — protein sequence MADKILKELTLKIWRQKDAKSKGEFKTYKVHNISTGTSFLEMLDILNEQLVEQNEEPVAFDHDCREGICGTCSLFVDGRAHGPDDDVTTCQLHMRRFEDGATITIEPWRCGAFPVIKDLIVDRKAYDKILQAGGYVSVSTGGVPDANAIPIANDKAEEAMDAAACIGCGACAATCKNSSAMLFVAAKVSQLALLPQGKIEAARRAKAMVAKMDELGFGNCTNTGACEMECPKSISIAHIARLNREFLKAKLKD from the coding sequence ATGGCAGATAAAATATTAAAAGAACTGACTCTGAAGATCTGGCGGCAAAAAGACGCTAAATCAAAAGGCGAGTTTAAAACATATAAAGTTCACAATATTTCTACCGGCACTTCATTTCTGGAAATGCTCGATATTCTCAACGAACAGCTGGTAGAACAAAACGAAGAACCGGTAGCATTCGATCATGACTGTCGTGAAGGTATTTGCGGTACTTGTAGTCTGTTCGTCGACGGCCGTGCTCACGGACCGGACGATGATGTGACTACCTGTCAATTGCACATGCGCCGTTTCGAAGACGGAGCTACTATAACGATCGAACCCTGGCGTTGCGGCGCTTTCCCGGTAATCAAAGACCTGATCGTCGACCGGAAGGCTTATGACAAGATTCTGCAGGCCGGAGGTTATGTTTCTGTCAGCACCGGTGGAGTTCCTGATGCCAATGCAATTCCAATTGCTAACGATAAAGCAGAAGAAGCGATGGACGCAGCAGCCTGTATCGGATGCGGAGCCTGTGCAGCTACCTGTAAAAACTCTTCAGCTATGCTGTTCGTGGCAGCAAAAGTTTCTCAGCTAGCTTTATTGCCACAGGGAAAAATTGAAGCTGCCCGCCGGGCTAAAGCCATGGTGGCTAAAATGGACGAACTCGGATTCGGTAACTGTACCAACACCGGCGCTTGTGAAATGGAATGTCCGAAAAGTATTTCCATCGCTCATATAGCACGCCTGAACCGCGAATTCCTGAAAGCAAAACTGAAAGACTAA
- a CDS encoding fumarate reductase/succinate dehydrogenase flavoprotein subunit: protein MSVIDAKIPAGPLKDKWSAHKAHIGVVSPANKKKLDVIIVGTGLAGGSAAASLAELGYNVTAFCYQDSPRRAHSIAAQGGINAAKNYPNDNDSVFRLFYETIKGGDYRAREANVYRLAEVSNSIIDQCVAQGVPFAREYGGLLANRSFGGALVSRTFYARGQTGQQLLLGCYGAMNRQIQAGKVKMYNRHEVLDIVIVDGKARGVIARDLVTGKIERFGAHAVVLATGGYGNVFFLSTNAMGCNGSAAWQAYKRGAMFGNPCFVQIHPTCIPVHGDQQSKLTLMSESLRNDGRVWVPKKIEDAKKLQAGTLNPNDIPDEDRDFYLERRYPAFGNLVPRDVASRAAKERCDAGFGVNNTGKAVFLDFKYAIAQLGRDTIEKRYGNLFQMYEKITAVDPYNNPMMIYPAIHYSMGGLWVDYNLMTTIPGLYAIGECNFSDHGANRLGASALMQGLADGYFILPYTIGDYLAKEIQTPKVNTNTKEFDEAEKHVTDRLRRLYDIKGTKSPDHFHKELGHIMWEYIGMAREAAGLKKAIELIAELKKDFYKNLRITGEFTAMNNELEKAARVADFIELADLMAHDALDRNESCGGHLRVESMTAEGEAKRDDEHFKYVSVWEYKGEDKAPELHKEELVFENIQLTQRSYK, encoded by the coding sequence ATGTCAGTAATAGATGCTAAAATACCTGCGGGACCGTTGAAAGACAAATGGTCAGCTCACAAAGCTCATATTGGTGTTGTCAGCCCGGCAAACAAAAAGAAACTGGATGTTATCATTGTAGGTACCGGACTAGCCGGAGGTTCTGCAGCTGCCAGCTTAGCCGAATTAGGATACAATGTAACCGCTTTCTGTTATCAGGATTCTCCCCGTCGTGCACACTCTATCGCCGCACAGGGAGGTATCAACGCAGCCAAAAACTATCCCAACGATAACGACTCTGTATTCCGTTTGTTCTACGAAACCATCAAAGGCGGTGACTATCGTGCCCGGGAAGCCAATGTATATCGTTTGGCAGAAGTAAGCAACTCCATTATCGACCAATGCGTAGCTCAAGGTGTTCCTTTTGCCCGTGAATACGGCGGATTACTGGCCAACCGTTCTTTCGGTGGAGCTTTGGTAAGCCGTACGTTCTATGCCCGTGGCCAAACCGGACAGCAATTGTTGCTGGGATGTTACGGAGCCATGAACCGTCAGATTCAGGCCGGTAAAGTAAAAATGTACAACCGCCACGAAGTGCTGGATATCGTGATCGTCGACGGTAAAGCACGCGGAGTAATCGCCCGGGATCTCGTTACCGGAAAAATCGAGCGTTTCGGAGCCCATGCCGTAGTGTTGGCTACCGGAGGTTATGGCAATGTATTCTTCCTGTCTACCAATGCGATGGGATGTAACGGTAGTGCAGCCTGGCAAGCTTACAAACGTGGTGCTATGTTCGGGAACCCCTGCTTCGTGCAAATTCACCCGACTTGTATTCCTGTACACGGAGACCAGCAGAGTAAGCTGACCCTGATGTCCGAATCGTTACGTAACGACGGCCGGGTATGGGTACCGAAAAAAATCGAAGATGCTAAAAAATTACAGGCAGGCACTTTAAATCCGAACGATATACCCGATGAAGACCGGGATTTCTATCTGGAACGCCGTTATCCGGCATTCGGGAATCTGGTACCCCGTGACGTCGCTTCACGTGCTGCTAAAGAAAGATGCGATGCCGGATTCGGAGTCAACAATACAGGTAAAGCCGTATTCCTGGACTTTAAATATGCTATCGCACAATTAGGCCGGGATACTATTGAAAAACGATATGGTAACCTGTTCCAGATGTACGAAAAAATCACCGCTGTGGATCCTTACAACAATCCGATGATGATCTATCCGGCTATCCACTATTCTATGGGCGGACTTTGGGTAGATTACAACTTGATGACTACGATTCCCGGATTGTACGCTATCGGCGAATGTAACTTCTCGGATCACGGGGCAAACCGTTTAGGAGCTTCTGCCTTGATGCAGGGATTGGCTGACGGTTATTTCATTCTGCCGTATACCATCGGCGACTATCTGGCCAAAGAAATCCAGACTCCGAAAGTCAATACCAATACCAAGGAATTCGACGAAGCTGAAAAACATGTCACCGACCGTCTGCGTCGTTTGTATGACATCAAAGGAACGAAATCTCCGGATCATTTCCATAAAGAACTGGGACACATCATGTGGGAATACATCGGTATGGCCCGTGAAGCTGCCGGTTTGAAGAAAGCCATCGAACTGATCGCCGAATTGAAAAAAGATTTCTATAAAAATCTGCGCATAACCGGTGAATTTACAGCGATGAACAACGAATTGGAAAAAGCAGCCCGTGTCGCCGACTTTATAGAACTCGCCGACCTGATGGCTCACGATGCTCTCGATCGGAATGAATCTTGCGGCGGACACTTACGGGTAGAATCGATGACCGCAGAAGGTGAAGCCAAACGGGATGACGAACATTTTAAATATGTTTCTGTATGGGAATACAAAGGTGAAGATAAAGCACCGGAACTCCATAAAGAAGAATTAGTGTTCGAAAACATCCAACTTACTCAACGTTCTTATAAATAA
- a CDS encoding succinate dehydrogenase cytochrome b subunit, whose amino-acid sequence MSNFLTSSIGKKVIMSLSGLFLISFLCVHLALNLLLIFDNSGALFNQGAHFMATNPIIKIIEPILAIGFIIHIIWASVLTLQNQKARPVKYALRNQSQNATWASRNMYILGAMVLIFLVIHLYNFWWNIKFPSLGTPLSAITVGGVEMEDTYTLVSSLFESSIVYCLIYILGAVLVGLHITHGFWSAFQTIGFSNDIWRKRLECLAYFFAIVFAVGFSIIPLYFIAGLGN is encoded by the coding sequence ATGAGCAATTTTTTGACCTCTTCGATCGGAAAAAAAGTCATCATGAGTTTATCGGGACTTTTTCTGATTTCGTTTCTTTGCGTCCACCTGGCGCTAAATTTATTGTTGATTTTTGATAATAGCGGGGCCTTATTCAATCAGGGAGCTCATTTTATGGCTACGAACCCGATTATCAAAATTATTGAACCCATCCTGGCTATCGGGTTTATCATTCACATCATTTGGGCTTCTGTACTGACTCTTCAGAATCAGAAAGCGCGTCCGGTGAAATATGCCCTGAGAAACCAGAGTCAAAATGCCACCTGGGCTTCCCGCAACATGTACATTCTGGGAGCAATGGTGTTGATCTTTCTGGTGATCCACCTGTATAATTTCTGGTGGAACATTAAATTCCCGTCTTTGGGAACTCCGTTGTCAGCCATTACAGTCGGAGGTGTTGAAATGGAAGATACTTACACATTGGTTTCCAGCTTATTCGAATCAAGCATTGTATACTGTTTGATTTATATTCTGGGAGCCGTTTTAGTAGGATTACATATCACTCACGGTTTCTGGTCTGCTTTCCAAACTATCGGTTTCTCAAATGATATCTGGAGAAAGCGTCTGGAATGTTTAGCTTATTTCTTTGCAATTGTATTTGCAGTAGGCTTCAGCATTATTCCACTGTATTTCATCGCAGGACTGGGAAACTAA